The Sphingobium amiense nucleotide sequence GGAGGATCGCGACGGAGTCACCCGGTACGGCTGCGAGATCATCGCCGACAAGATCGACTTCTTCTGACCCGGTAGAGCGGCGCCTGCGGGCGCCGCCCTTCAGCTCAACTGGCCCGGGAAGTTCGCGCGTCGCCCCGTCTCGAGGTTGTGGACCATGTTCTCGACGCCGATCGCGTAGAACTCGCCGACATGGAAGCTCGCCCCATCCCGGAGCTTCCACTCCTGATCGGTGACGACCTTGATCACGCTGTTCACCAGCGCGATCACGTCCTGCTCCGCCAGCGGATAGAGGATCGGCTCGATCTGCCACAGGCGGTCGCCATGAATATCACGTTGCCGCAGGAGCTGCTGATAGACGGCGAGTTTCGCCACCAGCCCCGGTGGCTCATTGCCATGCAACAGTGCAGCATATCGCGATAGACGCTCCTCATAGTTCGCCTGAATCTGGGCCTTCACTCTTCATTCCTTCAACATTGCCTGCGGCGTCGGTGCTCGATCATTTGGCGCATCCCGGCCCTTCGACAGGCTCAGGCCGGGACCGGCGCTCTACTCGCCTGCGGCTCCCGGAGCCACGGCCTTGCCGCGTCTCCGCCCTGCCGGGTTACGATCACCTTGCGGGGGTGATGGGGAGGGGGTTTCTCCTGGGACAGTATGGAGCGATTTGCTGTTAACCCGGCCGCCGCGCGGCCGGGGCAAATCCAATTCTCTCTCTAACATCTCGGTATCAGACAAGCTTCATCGCCGTAGTGTGATGTGCCTTGGGGGGCTTTCTCAAGGATGCGCGGTCCCCCCAATTTTCCCGGGACCGTCGCTGCGCTCTGGCCCCAAGAAAATCGGTTCCCCCACGCCCCGCCGAGGCGGCGCGGGGACTTGTCCCCGCGTCCCTGACAAAGCCCCGTCGGCCCATCCGATGAGATTTCATCTTTCATCCAATCCCGGATGAGAGATCGACTTGTTCGGAGGCTTTTATGACTTCTTTCAACAATTTCGCCGACCTTGCCAGCTTCGTCGCCGCGTCGCGTGAAAATGACGGACTGACCCAGACCTACGAGGGCGCGTTCATCGAACATAGCGAGATGGCCAAGCTCAGCATCGTCGAAGCGCCCGAAGCACTTGACATGCCCGATCCCGAGCAGGTGCGGGCCGCCACCGAGATGATGATGCAGACCATGTTCGACGTGCTGCGCGACACCCGCATGGAGCCGTTTGCGGCCGATCTGGCGTGGGGTTTCGCCAACAGCTTCCATGTCGTGGCGAAGCGTATCGAGGGCCGCGAGGATGACGCCGCCAAGAAGCTCGGCGATCTCGCACGCAGCTATGATCCGTCCGAGATCTACGCGACCGAACTCGAAGACACCCAGCTCCTCTGCCAGACCCTCCAGGGTTGCCGCGAGGCGATGGAATGCATGCGCGACCATGCCGCCGAGGTCTATCGGGTCGAAACCGGCAAGCCCTTCTCGCCGGTGCGGGGAAGCCGGGTTTCCAGCGCGCTTACCGCATCGATGATCGAGGCCCGCGACTATCTTGCCTCGAAAGCCCGGGAGCGCCGCGAGCAGTTCGCCCCCGAAGGCCCGGTCGTGGCGTTCTCCGGTGGTCAGGTGTGGGAGGACGTGGACCTGCTCTGGAACGGTCTCGACAGCATCAAGGCACGCATCCCGGAGATGATCC carries:
- a CDS encoding DUF2493 domain-containing protein; its protein translation is MTSFNNFADLASFVAASRENDGLTQTYEGAFIEHSEMAKLSIVEAPEALDMPDPEQVRAATEMMMQTMFDVLRDTRMEPFAADLAWGFANSFHVVAKRIEGREDDAAKKLGDLARSYDPSEIYATELEDTQLLCQTLQGCREAMECMRDHAAEVYRVETGKPFSPVRGSRVSSALTASMIEARDYLASKARERREQFAPEGPVVAFSGGQVWEDVDLLWNGLDSIKARIPEMILATTAQAKGCDAVAHAWAASRGVKVIQFRLDRSQGNRAAFVRNDRILGLKPVEAVICEGSGIQQNLAQKLRQAGVPLHIVRLAHQRTQRSA